One genomic segment of Myxococcota bacterium includes these proteins:
- a CDS encoding insulinase family protein: MQESETDSVSVYVVYAVGSRMETPETSGLAHLTEHAMFAGTHEVGPGELERTVRELGGDANAYTRDDYTLYYDDGIPPAALARVLDLEADRMRNLSFPEKAVSAERSRLEVEERETASDTRRRRLLIDRFVFGPAGYGASVPDENGHTQARQIEIETIRAFYDRWYQPGRAAVVVAGDLPAGQALDAIERAFGAIPATNPVNRAFARATPSAGSIERTAKLSMPRVVRAWLGPARRTDEGSLLDRVALETLALVLDQRHTGLSVSAGQRQGRDRFTLSAAGADADALVEKALREATIAPMAASDLAAAQNLLERRLSSAPLRGRPYFSLAAQLGIHSALGDPTYLSDYPAVLRDLTPASVHEAAQRWLVPASGVAMRFVPDEGSQIADPTQLPDDSKALWAFAERALDSGDHATAAEAFTRFAAQSESRKQRVIALFYVGRLERELGRMERARAALEEALSIVDYPAVRAELEALDSASGAGDATSSVAAAPPPEPEVRRKGRGVANPETLDPEIVRLAETWMTRVERWRGLPFREDLRIEYGAPNTRDEKIAGYYSPREKRLVVMAGRSETFASGTLLHEIVHALQDQHFDLTQLHEAAASTDAARALSALVEGEAMLAVSELMNYDFLSHATLLPTSPVDRDRFGKVFRYGEGMRMVKALRAEGGWPLVNAAWNSPPNRTLEVLRPDLWLARQHGNASLAAAADGSESLGAYGVCLFLGDAEASRPEAREFARHLVQDHYQASEPGSGPGRWTLEFRDPSWATRFASLAREREGVSLLDSASTDARVVLELEAWRP, translated from the coding sequence GTGCAGGAGTCCGAAACGGACTCGGTGTCCGTCTACGTGGTCTATGCGGTCGGATCGAGGATGGAAACCCCGGAAACCTCGGGACTCGCCCACCTCACGGAACACGCGATGTTTGCAGGAACCCACGAAGTCGGGCCAGGAGAGCTCGAGCGAACGGTCCGCGAACTCGGAGGCGATGCGAACGCCTATACCCGAGACGACTACACCCTCTACTACGACGACGGGATCCCACCGGCGGCGCTCGCGCGTGTGCTCGACCTCGAAGCCGACCGCATGCGCAACCTGTCGTTTCCCGAGAAGGCCGTCTCCGCGGAACGCTCCCGCTTGGAGGTGGAAGAACGCGAGACCGCGAGCGATACGCGTCGGCGCCGATTGCTGATCGATCGGTTCGTGTTCGGGCCGGCCGGCTACGGCGCCTCGGTTCCCGACGAGAACGGTCACACCCAGGCGCGACAGATCGAGATAGAGACGATCAGAGCTTTCTACGACCGGTGGTACCAACCCGGCCGGGCGGCGGTCGTCGTTGCCGGCGACCTTCCAGCAGGCCAAGCGCTCGATGCCATCGAGCGAGCGTTCGGCGCCATCCCGGCAACGAACCCTGTGAACCGTGCGTTCGCTCGTGCGACCCCAAGTGCCGGAAGCATCGAGCGAACCGCCAAGCTCTCCATGCCGCGAGTCGTTCGTGCCTGGTTGGGGCCCGCCCGCCGTACCGACGAGGGCTCGCTCCTCGACCGCGTCGCCCTCGAGACCCTGGCCCTCGTTCTCGATCAGCGTCACACCGGGCTCTCGGTCTCGGCCGGCCAACGTCAGGGTCGCGATCGGTTCACGCTCTCCGCAGCCGGCGCTGACGCCGACGCCCTCGTGGAGAAGGCGCTCCGGGAAGCGACGATCGCGCCCATGGCCGCCTCGGACCTCGCGGCTGCCCAGAATCTCCTGGAGCGACGCCTGTCGAGCGCTCCGCTTCGCGGGCGACCCTATTTCTCGCTGGCCGCCCAGCTCGGCATCCACAGCGCTCTCGGCGACCCGACCTACCTCTCGGACTACCCGGCGGTGTTGCGCGACCTGACACCGGCATCGGTACACGAGGCCGCCCAGCGATGGCTCGTGCCCGCGTCGGGGGTCGCGATGCGCTTCGTGCCCGACGAGGGATCTCAGATCGCCGATCCCACGCAGCTTCCCGATGATTCGAAAGCGCTCTGGGCCTTCGCCGAGCGCGCGCTCGATTCGGGGGACCACGCGACCGCCGCGGAAGCGTTCACGCGCTTCGCAGCGCAATCGGAGAGCCGCAAGCAGCGCGTAATCGCCTTGTTCTACGTCGGTCGGCTCGAGCGAGAACTCGGACGGATGGAACGAGCGCGAGCCGCGCTCGAAGAGGCCCTCTCCATCGTCGACTATCCCGCTGTGCGCGCCGAGCTCGAGGCCTTGGATTCGGCAAGTGGCGCCGGTGATGCGACGTCCAGCGTCGCTGCAGCCCCGCCTCCGGAGCCCGAGGTGCGGCGGAAGGGCCGCGGCGTCGCGAACCCGGAGACGCTCGACCCCGAAATCGTGCGTCTCGCCGAGACGTGGATGACGCGGGTCGAGCGCTGGCGGGGTCTCCCGTTCCGCGAAGACCTGCGCATCGAGTACGGCGCTCCGAACACCCGGGACGAGAAGATCGCCGGCTACTACTCACCGCGGGAAAAGCGCCTCGTCGTGATGGCGGGACGGAGCGAGACCTTCGCAAGCGGGACCCTCCTCCACGAGATCGTCCACGCGCTGCAGGACCAGCATTTCGATCTCACGCAGCTGCACGAAGCAGCCGCGTCGACCGATGCCGCGCGCGCGCTTTCCGCACTCGTCGAGGGCGAGGCCATGCTCGCCGTCTCTGAACTCATGAACTACGACTTCCTCTCGCACGCCACGCTCCTCCCGACGAGCCCGGTGGACCGAGACCGGTTCGGCAAGGTCTTCCGCTACGGCGAAGGGATGCGCATGGTGAAGGCACTGCGCGCCGAGGGGGGCTGGCCGCTCGTGAACGCGGCCTGGAACTCACCGCCGAACCGCACCCTCGAGGTGCTTCGTCCCGACCTGTGGTTGGCACGACAACACGGGAACGCGTCGCTCGCTGCGGCGGCGGACGGGTCCGAATCCCTGGGCGCGTACGGCGTCTGCCTGTTCCTGGGAGATGCCGAGGCGTCCCGCCCCGAGGCGCGCGAGTTCGCACGGCACCTGGTACAAGACCACTACCAGGCCTCGGAGCCCGGCAGCGGCCCGGGCCGCTGGACCCTCGAGTTTCGCGACCCGAGCTGGGCGACCCGCTTCGCCTCCCTGGCCCGAGAGCGCGAAGGAGTCTCGCTGCTGGACAGTGCGTCGACGGACGCGCGGGTCGTGCTCGAACTCGAAGCCTGGCGCCCCTGA
- a CDS encoding prolyl oligopeptidase family serine peptidase: MKHRWSLACLVVAHLLAVSTEATGQTTEDLFRPVAVSRPVLNPSGRLLVETCFDYESHCLRVRMVESGESTTLLLQKDPIWSAWIDDDTLIVSHRHRGGYRNAIATLETMERSVAKRLSPIRSRGRVIDTLPLVKGELLWSVGSDAYRLPISELVSPSGCRRQRSGDPPCRTLHDRFKVSALPEPALRWIADAEGLLRAALTYDPDSPTERTLRYRADVNSRWQKIGHWDAIDDEPAIPVGFANGGRDLLVLSSEDRPTAALRRYDIESGRLGEVIFAHPVLDILNVITDYQGREVIGVSYEEAGVARHHYFDEILSEKRALLQSRFPEQITQIVSTSADRGRSIVLVSDSSDPGSYFLVDEFSQQLEEVGKRMPWVDSDRLSPVRVFEVDSADGLSIEAFLALPKRFEGARPPLVVMPHGGPLGMRDTRDFNPWVQSLAGAGFAVLQVNYRGSSGKGRGFLDAGRHAWGRGIEDDIETALQRVLSEGEVDPKRVCIFGYSYGGYSALISATRPGHPYRCAASAAGASDLLLLFASSDFAVTEHGRQAYAEIVGDPVADRERLIATSPAYQADAIDIPVLLVHGDLDRRVDREHSVRMRDMLLARGKPVEWLWIDDAEHATTPEQTAQILDRVLRFLAEHLAAP; this comes from the coding sequence GTGAAGCACCGGTGGAGCCTCGCCTGTCTCGTCGTCGCTCACCTCCTGGCGGTCAGCACGGAAGCGACGGGTCAGACGACCGAGGACCTGTTCCGCCCGGTCGCTGTGAGCCGGCCCGTCCTGAACCCCTCGGGTCGGCTACTCGTGGAGACCTGTTTCGACTACGAGTCGCATTGCCTGCGGGTGCGCATGGTGGAGTCGGGGGAGTCGACGACCCTGCTGCTGCAGAAGGATCCGATCTGGAGCGCTTGGATCGATGACGACACCTTGATCGTCAGCCATCGACACAGGGGGGGCTATCGGAACGCCATCGCGACGCTCGAGACGATGGAGCGCTCGGTGGCGAAGCGCCTCTCTCCGATCCGATCGCGCGGCCGTGTGATCGATACGCTGCCGCTCGTCAAAGGCGAGCTTCTGTGGTCCGTCGGGAGCGATGCGTATCGCCTTCCGATCTCCGAGCTCGTCTCGCCCAGCGGGTGCCGGCGTCAGCGTTCCGGCGACCCTCCCTGTCGGACCCTGCACGATCGCTTCAAGGTCTCGGCGTTGCCGGAGCCTGCCTTGCGCTGGATTGCGGACGCCGAAGGGCTACTGAGAGCGGCGCTGACCTATGACCCGGACTCGCCGACCGAGCGGACACTTCGATACCGCGCGGATGTGAACTCCCGCTGGCAGAAGATCGGCCATTGGGATGCTATCGACGACGAGCCGGCGATTCCGGTGGGCTTCGCGAACGGCGGTCGCGACCTGCTCGTCCTCAGTAGTGAGGACCGTCCGACCGCTGCGCTCCGCCGCTACGACATCGAAAGCGGGCGCCTCGGAGAGGTGATCTTCGCGCATCCGGTGCTCGACATCTTGAACGTCATCACCGACTACCAGGGTAGAGAGGTCATCGGGGTCTCCTACGAGGAGGCCGGAGTGGCGCGGCACCACTATTTCGACGAGATCCTCTCCGAGAAGCGCGCCTTGCTCCAGAGCCGCTTTCCGGAGCAGATCACCCAGATCGTGAGCACGTCTGCCGACCGAGGTCGGTCGATCGTTCTCGTCAGCGATTCGTCCGATCCCGGCAGCTACTTCCTGGTTGATGAGTTCTCCCAGCAACTGGAGGAGGTCGGGAAGCGGATGCCCTGGGTCGATTCCGATCGGTTGTCTCCAGTGCGTGTCTTCGAGGTGGATTCCGCGGACGGTCTTTCGATCGAGGCCTTCCTGGCGCTGCCGAAACGGTTCGAGGGAGCACGCCCCCCTCTCGTCGTCATGCCACACGGCGGGCCTCTCGGGATGCGCGACACGCGCGACTTCAACCCCTGGGTGCAGTCGCTCGCCGGCGCGGGGTTCGCGGTGCTCCAGGTGAATTATCGCGGTTCGTCCGGCAAGGGCAGGGGGTTCCTCGATGCCGGCCGACATGCCTGGGGACGCGGGATCGAAGACGACATCGAGACAGCGCTCCAGCGCGTGCTCTCGGAGGGCGAGGTCGATCCCAAGCGGGTCTGCATCTTCGGGTACAGCTACGGCGGCTACTCGGCGCTGATCAGCGCGACCCGCCCCGGACATCCTTACCGTTGCGCGGCTTCGGCAGCAGGCGCCAGCGATCTCCTTCTCCTGTTCGCTTCGAGCGACTTCGCGGTTACCGAACACGGGCGCCAGGCCTACGCCGAGATCGTTGGCGACCCCGTGGCCGACCGGGAACGCCTCATCGCGACATCGCCGGCGTACCAGGCGGACGCCATCGATATCCCCGTACTCCTGGTCCACGGCGATCTCGACCGACGCGTCGACCGGGAGCACAGTGTCCGTATGCGCGACATGCTGCTCGCCCGCGGGAAACCGGTGGAGTGGCTCTGGATTGACGACGCTGAGCATGCCACCACACCGGAACAGACCGCGCAGATCCTGGATCGGGTGTTGCGATTTCTCGCCGAGCACCTCGCCGCGCCCTAG
- a CDS encoding alpha/beta fold hydrolase, with protein MIRTSRLTFPGAGGTELAARYDAPVGPVRATALFAHCFTCSKDFVAASRVSRALAERGFGVLRFDFTGLGHSAGEFENTSFSSNVDDLVAAADHLRNTVGAPALLVGHSLGGTAVLAGAARIPEAAAVVTIGSPADPAHVRRLLVDALPGVESEGVGEVELAGRRFRIRREMIEDLERHPLAERIASLRKALLVMHAPLDAQVGIDNASEIFLAAKHPKSFVSLDGADHLLTRAQDADYAAGVIASWAARYLPAEAADSAGEAEPGEVTVTETDYGRYANDIQIGPHRLRADEPPSVGGDDSGPTPYGLLSAALGACTTMTMRMYADRKKWPLERVSVSVRHAKIHAKDCESCETETGKVDRFERALRIEGPSLSDDQRARLVEIADRCPVHRTLHSEVEIRTRVLD; from the coding sequence ATGATCCGTACGTCTCGTCTCACCTTTCCCGGTGCCGGCGGCACCGAGCTGGCCGCCCGCTATGACGCCCCGGTGGGACCGGTCCGCGCGACGGCGCTCTTCGCTCACTGTTTCACCTGCTCGAAGGACTTCGTCGCCGCATCGCGCGTCTCGCGGGCGCTCGCCGAGCGAGGCTTCGGGGTCCTGCGCTTCGACTTCACGGGGCTCGGTCACTCGGCCGGCGAGTTCGAGAACACGAGCTTCTCCTCGAACGTCGACGACCTCGTCGCCGCCGCGGATCACCTGCGGAACACCGTCGGCGCCCCCGCCCTGCTCGTCGGACACAGCCTCGGCGGCACCGCGGTGCTCGCGGGCGCGGCGCGGATCCCCGAGGCCGCGGCCGTGGTCACGATCGGCTCGCCGGCCGACCCCGCCCACGTCCGCCGGCTGTTGGTGGACGCCCTGCCCGGCGTCGAGAGCGAGGGAGTCGGCGAAGTCGAACTGGCGGGGCGGCGCTTCCGGATCCGACGCGAGATGATCGAAGATCTCGAGCGTCATCCGCTCGCGGAACGCATCGCCTCACTCCGCAAAGCGCTCCTGGTGATGCACGCCCCACTCGACGCCCAGGTCGGCATCGACAACGCCAGCGAGATCTTCCTCGCCGCGAAGCACCCGAAGAGCTTCGTCTCCCTCGACGGTGCGGACCACCTGCTCACGCGCGCGCAGGATGCAGATTACGCCGCCGGCGTGATCGCGAGCTGGGCGGCGCGCTACCTCCCGGCCGAGGCGGCCGATTCAGCCGGCGAAGCCGAACCCGGTGAGGTCACCGTGACCGAGACCGACTACGGCCGCTATGCGAACGACATCCAGATCGGACCGCACCGGCTCCGGGCCGACGAGCCGCCGTCGGTGGGCGGCGACGACTCGGGTCCGACCCCGTACGGACTGCTGTCGGCCGCGCTCGGCGCGTGCACCACCATGACGATGCGGATGTACGCCGATCGCAAGAAATGGCCGCTCGAACGCGTCTCGGTGTCGGTGCGACACGCGAAGATCCACGCGAAGGACTGCGAGAGCTGCGAAACCGAGACCGGGAAGGTCGACCGCTTCGAGCGCGCGCTTCGGATCGAAGGCCCGAGCCTTTCCGACGACCAACGCGCACGCCTCGTCGAGATCGCCGACCGCTGCCCGGTCCACCGCACGCTCCACAGTGAGGTGGAGATCCGGACGCGCGTGCTCGACTGA
- a CDS encoding BCCT family transporter, whose translation MDPDADPNQPGTLDRPVFATSLVALLLAAIMLALAPEHSASFIEASYEAIATHLAPAYLWSAVLTLGLLGALAFGSHGDVTLGDPSEREFSNFSWFSMLFCAGIASGLLYWGTIEWASYFTAPPFGAEPRSDAAIAWATSYPLFHWGFPGWGFYALTTLAVGHAVYVRGEKSFRIGRACRPVIGRHADGALGRAIDVLFIVGLLGGASTSLGLAPPMIAAGLAHLTSGEPTFAWSVGVILACAAIFAASVYVGLDRGIRRLSDWNMATSLALVLFVLVVGPTLFILKMGTASIGHMLQHFVQMSFWTDPVQNTRFVEDWTVFYWAWWISYAPFVGMFVARISRGRSVREVIVGMLFLGSGGAWIYMIVLGNYALWAELTGVVPVLSILEAQGTPAAIVAVIASLPFGAASLVAFCVIALIYLATTFDSAAYTLAAGATRELEAGAHPERWHRMFWAIAIAGLPIGLMAIGGLRSLQLASLVGSVPLLGVGVVLAVSLVRGLHASSRRS comes from the coding sequence GTGGATCCCGACGCCGACCCGAATCAACCGGGAACCCTGGACAGGCCCGTCTTCGCGACTTCGCTGGTGGCGCTGCTGCTGGCTGCGATCATGCTGGCCCTGGCGCCGGAACACAGCGCTTCGTTCATCGAGGCCAGCTACGAAGCCATCGCGACGCACCTCGCGCCGGCGTATCTGTGGTCGGCGGTCCTGACGCTCGGCCTGCTCGGCGCTCTCGCGTTCGGGTCCCACGGCGACGTCACCCTGGGCGACCCGAGCGAACGTGAGTTCTCGAACTTCAGCTGGTTCTCGATGCTGTTCTGCGCGGGCATCGCGAGCGGCCTGCTCTACTGGGGCACCATCGAGTGGGCGTCCTATTTCACGGCGCCCCCGTTCGGGGCCGAGCCCCGTTCGGACGCCGCGATCGCCTGGGCGACGAGCTACCCGCTCTTCCACTGGGGCTTCCCCGGCTGGGGCTTCTACGCGCTGACCACCCTCGCGGTGGGCCATGCCGTCTACGTGCGGGGCGAGAAGTCGTTTCGGATCGGACGCGCGTGTCGGCCGGTGATCGGCCGGCACGCCGATGGCGCCCTCGGGCGCGCCATCGATGTGCTCTTCATCGTCGGGCTGCTCGGCGGGGCCAGTACGTCTCTCGGCCTCGCCCCGCCGATGATCGCCGCGGGCCTGGCCCACCTCACCTCCGGCGAGCCGACCTTCGCATGGAGCGTCGGCGTGATCCTCGCGTGCGCCGCGATCTTCGCGGCCAGCGTGTACGTCGGGTTGGATCGTGGGATCCGCCGGCTCAGCGACTGGAACATGGCGACGAGTCTCGCGCTCGTGCTCTTCGTGCTGGTGGTGGGGCCCACCCTGTTCATCCTGAAGATGGGCACCGCTTCGATCGGTCACATGCTGCAGCACTTCGTGCAGATGAGCTTCTGGACCGACCCCGTGCAGAACACCCGCTTCGTCGAGGACTGGACCGTCTTCTACTGGGCCTGGTGGATCTCCTACGCGCCCTTCGTCGGGATGTTCGTGGCGCGCATCTCGCGCGGGCGCTCGGTGCGGGAGGTGATCGTCGGCATGCTCTTCCTGGGAAGTGGAGGCGCCTGGATCTACATGATCGTGCTTGGGAACTACGCGCTCTGGGCGGAGCTCACGGGCGTCGTTCCTGTGCTTTCGATCCTCGAAGCCCAGGGGACGCCTGCGGCGATCGTCGCCGTGATCGCGTCCTTGCCCTTCGGTGCGGCTTCGCTGGTCGCTTTCTGCGTGATCGCGCTCATTTATCTCGCGACCACCTTCGACTCTGCCGCCTATACGCTGGCCGCCGGCGCGACGAGGGAACTCGAGGCGGGCGCGCACCCCGAGCGCTGGCACCGGATGTTCTGGGCCATCGCGATCGCGGGGCTGCCGATCGGCCTGATGGCGATCGGAGGGCTGCGCTCGCTCCAGCTCGCCTCGCTCGTCGGGTCGGTCCCGCTGCTCGGGGTGGGCGTGGTGCTGGCCGTTTCGCTCGTGCGCGGGCTGCACGCGTCATCGCGTCGTTCCTAG
- a CDS encoding plastocyanin/azurin family copper-binding protein → MKVLRALVMVTILAWAGAAHAAEVVIEGDDMLKFDVTEFTVKAGESVKLTLKHVGQMPKVAMGHNLVILTAGTDVDAFAAAAVMKQDTEYFPEDQADKVVARTKLVGGGESDTIEFTAPAPGTYPYLCTFPGHNVTMRGVMTVE, encoded by the coding sequence ATGAAGGTTCTGCGCGCGCTCGTGATGGTCACCATCCTCGCCTGGGCTGGCGCGGCTCACGCCGCCGAAGTCGTGATCGAAGGCGACGACATGTTGAAGTTCGACGTGACCGAGTTCACGGTCAAAGCCGGTGAGTCGGTCAAGCTGACACTGAAACACGTCGGCCAGATGCCGAAGGTCGCGATGGGGCACAACCTCGTCATCTTGACAGCAGGAACCGACGTCGACGCCTTTGCGGCAGCTGCCGTGATGAAGCAGGACACCGAGTACTTCCCGGAAGACCAGGCGGACAAGGTGGTTGCTCGAACGAAGCTGGTCGGCGGCGGTGAATCGGACACGATCGAGTTCACGGCGCCGGCGCCGGGCACCTACCCGTATCTCTGCACCTTTCCCGGGCACAACGTCACGATGCGCGGCGTGATGACGGTCGAGTAG
- a CDS encoding ATP-binding protein translates to MGTPRFWSSIDVLLPSTLRPETPEVRRRAQLLAIGVLISLASALWSYTQHTLLGEGMRAWFVLAWAAPVSLSLGLLHTTRSLASAAHFFLAVILLGVAISPLFAGNEESVPFSICVVGFTAAYLLGPRSGVFWTFASMAVIAIIAARATDPQLASVGWTATFLTASFGFSGVAIEHQRRSALETAQEERDRLRSLGEAAFDWIIETEGDRIVYASPSIKKIADFYPEEIVGRDLSEFIHPDDWPKLTAWRSRLATETAVTTRLEHRAIDKAGLWHWCEAFAIVHRDAARWTFATRPIERERRRRTREQTADRLQGVSRLAAGVAHDFNNLLTVIGGHAGLLEPSASRDEIVRATANASRLTSQLMGLSKGQPLGQRAVEFGAELDALRLRLREVVGNAVDLSFDVDPGEHWIRAGAHALEEVLTHLLLNAREASDGSGTVRVCVRSGTLSETGRDAVVLSVEDDGRGMDAETLDRAIDPFFSTKTRSPGAGLGLSTVYGLAVQMGGEFELKSAPGEGSRATLRLPRWREHPSRASDARREAPSGEARWACVVEDNRSIRQLIVSTLEFAGYEVTAYPNGDEATAAAEGLGPCDLLVTDIVMPGASGSEVARQFRQRHPDLKVLFVSGYTEEMIRTAEERDEGVAFLEKPFLMSELRARIEQLEG, encoded by the coding sequence GACGTGTTGCTCCCGTCGACGCTTCGTCCCGAGACACCCGAGGTGCGTCGGCGCGCGCAGCTGCTCGCCATCGGTGTCCTCATTTCACTGGCATCGGCCCTTTGGAGCTACACCCAGCACACCCTGCTCGGCGAAGGGATGCGCGCGTGGTTCGTGCTCGCGTGGGCGGCGCCTGTCTCGTTGTCCCTGGGGCTCCTCCACACCACCCGTTCCCTGGCGAGTGCGGCCCACTTCTTTCTCGCGGTGATCCTGCTGGGGGTGGCGATCAGTCCGCTCTTCGCGGGGAACGAGGAGTCGGTCCCATTCTCGATCTGCGTGGTCGGCTTCACCGCGGCCTACCTGCTAGGCCCGCGTTCCGGTGTGTTCTGGACCTTCGCCAGCATGGCGGTGATCGCCATCATCGCGGCGCGGGCCACGGATCCCCAGCTTGCGTCGGTGGGCTGGACCGCCACGTTCTTGACGGCCTCCTTCGGCTTCTCGGGTGTCGCCATCGAGCACCAGCGTCGCAGTGCGCTGGAAACCGCGCAGGAGGAGCGCGATCGACTCCGCAGCCTCGGCGAGGCGGCCTTCGACTGGATCATCGAGACCGAAGGGGACCGCATCGTCTACGCCAGCCCCAGCATCAAGAAGATCGCGGACTTCTACCCGGAAGAGATCGTCGGGCGCGATCTCTCGGAGTTCATTCATCCGGACGATTGGCCGAAGCTCACGGCCTGGCGTTCGCGGCTGGCCACCGAAACCGCCGTGACCACGCGTCTAGAGCATCGGGCGATCGACAAGGCGGGCCTTTGGCACTGGTGCGAAGCCTTCGCGATCGTCCACCGCGACGCCGCGCGTTGGACGTTTGCCACTCGCCCGATCGAACGCGAGCGGCGGCGGCGCACCCGCGAGCAAACCGCGGATCGACTGCAGGGTGTGTCGCGCCTGGCCGCCGGTGTGGCCCACGACTTCAACAATCTGCTGACCGTGATCGGCGGCCACGCCGGGCTGCTGGAGCCCAGCGCGAGCCGGGACGAGATCGTCCGGGCCACGGCCAACGCGTCGCGCCTGACGTCCCAGTTGATGGGCCTCTCGAAGGGACAACCGCTCGGGCAGCGGGCGGTGGAGTTCGGTGCCGAGCTCGACGCCCTGCGTCTCCGGCTCCGCGAAGTGGTCGGCAACGCCGTCGACCTCTCCTTCGACGTCGACCCCGGCGAGCACTGGATTCGAGCGGGTGCGCACGCGCTGGAAGAGGTCCTGACCCACCTCCTCTTGAATGCGCGAGAAGCCAGCGATGGGTCGGGAACGGTCCGCGTCTGCGTTCGTTCTGGCACGCTGTCCGAAACCGGCCGCGATGCGGTCGTGCTCTCGGTCGAGGACGACGGCCGTGGCATGGACGCCGAAACCCTCGACCGCGCGATCGATCCGTTCTTCTCCACGAAGACGCGCAGCCCGGGTGCGGGGCTCGGGCTCTCGACGGTGTACGGGCTCGCCGTCCAGATGGGCGGGGAGTTCGAGCTGAAGAGCGCGCCCGGCGAAGGGAGCCGGGCCACCTTGCGCCTGCCGCGCTGGCGCGAGCACCCGTCTCGCGCGTCCGACGCTCGACGCGAAGCCCCTTCGGGCGAGGCGCGCTGGGCGTGCGTGGTCGAGGACAACCGCTCGATACGCCAGCTGATCGTCTCGACGCTGGAGTTCGCGGGGTACGAGGTGACCGCGTACCCGAACGGTGACGAGGCGACGGCGGCGGCCGAAGGACTCGGGCCTTGTGATCTCCTGGTCACCGACATCGTCATGCCCGGCGCTTCCGGGTCCGAGGTGGCGCGCCAGTTTCGGCAGCGGCATCCGGATCTCAAGGTGCTGTTCGTCTCGGGCTACACCGAGGAGATGATTCGCACGGCCGAGGAACGGGACGAGGGAGTGGCGTTCCTCGAGAAGCCCTTCCTGATGTCGGAGCTCCGCGCGCGCATCGAGCAGCTCGAGGGCTGA